aacaatgttttttggaTACATTGTTATTTATCATCAACAAGATGACACCTGAAAAGGGttctaaagaaataaaatgtccaCTTAACGAGTGCTTTGTTTGCATGTTAAAATGTTGCTGTAGCCACCTAATGGTGTAGCGCAAGGGTGGCGAACACGTGGCTCGGGGGCCGAATGCGGCTACCggccaaaataaatgtgttttgtatgtgtgtatgtgtgtttctgCAAGTCACTACGTGTGTGTGGCGTTTTGACtctgtttaaaatgtttgctcttTATGTCCaacttgttcgccacccctgttgtagaggttcactcgcctgagtTTGGTGCGGGCTTGATTCCTGCTGGTGCCGGTATGATTTTGAATAAGAATGGTCagctgtctctctgtgtgccctgcagctgactggcgaccagtctagggtgtagtctttCTACCCCCCAGTTGGCTCAGATAGGCTCCAAAAAGTGATTGAATGATTAATGTAATGAAACTTGGGCTTATCCCCTCAGGGGTTGCCACGCTAAAATCGTGGAATGACATCTTAGATTTAGCACACACATTTTACACTGGGTGTCCTTCAGACGCAACGCGCACATACTGGAATCAAATACGGACCACCAAAATGGTAGCAGGCCGCTTAGGCCACTGCACCACCACCAGGTCCTCCCTTTTTATAATTTATATACAATTTTATTacgcatatgtacatatatgaaTGTATGCATGTAgtaactcatctcattttctgaaccgcttcatcctcatagggtcatggagggtgctggagcctatcccagctgactccgggccagaggcgttggacaccctgaatcggtggcaagccaaactcagggcacaaggagacggacaaccatgcactcacacccatacctaggggcaatttagagtgtccattcagcctaccatgcatgtttttggaatgtgggaggaaaacggagtacccggaggaaatctgcgcaggggaaaacatgcaaacgccacacaggtgaatgtaacctggatttgaacccaggtcccgagttgtgaggccgacgcgctaatcactcaccccaccgggccacccattAATCTGATTTTTATCTATGAAATTGCATtattaaatgtattcaaaagtACCATATAATGGAAATAGCTCTATAAATATTCAACTAGCTGAGGGGTGGCAAACACATGGCTCTCGGGGCACATGCATCTCCCGGCCAAAATTAAAGCGGCTCTTtgcttatattttgtatatagttTGGCTCTTTACGTGGTTTGATGTTTCTCTTGAAAACACACTCAGATTCACCGGgggcattaaaaacaaataataaattatatttaaaaaataatttggcagattgttgtttttatgcTGTTTCTGACGtaaggtgtggctctttgactctcagtTTAAAATTCTGGCtctgtgtctaacttgttcttCACCCCTGGCTAGCTAATTGACTTGAATGATATCACAACCATCCCTTTATATGATTTCAAAGAACAGTATACTGTATGGATCAAACAACACGTTATCAGAAACATATTTAATTGATGAAATAAATACTCCATTACATGCATGGTCAAACACATTAAAGTACTATGTGGCATCCAATAATGTGTAAAAACCTATGGCACACTCACAGCAGCTTTTACCAAGTAGGAAATAACACACATTGGAAAAACAAGCACTTCTCACTTCTACCAAGCTCACAAAGCAAGGCTACATCCATCTTAAATCGAGACTGGCATTTTCACCAGAGCTGAAAACTGaggtaaacttttttttaggttagaaCGGTGCTGTCAGCGTATGAAGCACTGACTGCATTGGCCTCATGGTGACCAAGTAGCCTTATTGCTTGGTTTTGGGTCACATCCAGCATGACGTAAAACTCTCGGGAGGTGATCACTGATGTTTCAGTTCAGTTCTAGTGAGGTATCCTATGAGTGTCTTTGGTATGTTGAAATACGAAGACCATAAATGAGATTGCCTTTTCCTGATCTAAGTCACAAAATGAGAGTTGACTGGTGGCAGAGTCCTAGGAGACGAGCGTGCTCTGAGTGCCTGTGTGAGCAGGGTACAGCCATCAGACACAGCAGAAGCCGAGTTTCGCAGGCGATCGCGGtagtcagccattttggagcTGCTTTCTGGGTGCTGGGCAACATCCCTAAGACCTTGGGTGAGGAGGACACAGGCCGAAACCACACTCATGGCACCCCCTAAAACTGCAGTCTGTACTCCCTTCCCTTCAGTGGAGATACTTGCAGCTCTCCCCAGGAACTGGGGTTCTGTGGCAAAGCCGACCAGCGCATTGACCGCTTGCACCAGAGCGGTGCTGAAGAGGATACAACGATTCCTCGATAGCTCGCTGGGCTGAGTTTTGACTTCTTTCACACAAGCCAGGAAGGCAGTGCCGCTAGTGCTCATGCTCTTGACGCTCAGTTTGAACTGCTCTTTTCCAAAGCGATCTCTGGATCTTTCGCTTGCCTGCGATGATATGTCCGTGAGAGTCTTGAGGTTAGTGGAGATGTTCTGGGAGAGCTCAAGGAGAAGTTGGGGAGTAAGGTCAGGCAGGGAAGTTATACGGAGAACACTGCAGCTTTGTTCAACCTCGTGCCGACAACGGGTCACCTTGTAACGGTCCACAAGACCAAGCAAGCAAGGATGCGAGCCAGTGGTCTCTACTGCGGCCAGGTACGCGGCATGGGCAGACCACTCAGTCAAAGAAACAACGAGATCAGCCATTTCTAACAGGCGGCCCCCCACTTCTGTGAATCTGCCCATGTTGAGTTGGCTTTGTATGTCATGGGTGAGGATAGAGAGCTCTTTCGTCCGTGCAATAACAGTGTCACGACACTGGTCAAAGGTGTCGGCCATTGCTACACCCTCAGAAGTCATGACAGGTCTGGTTTCGCTGGACAGCAGAAGAAGGTCAGCCACCAGTTGCATCTTGCCCTTACATGCGTCACAGATGGACGAAAGATGCTTTCTCTGCTGAAAACTGCCACTCAGCAGATTGGTGTATCCTTCACTAGCCGATTTGCCAGAGCCACCGCTAGCCATAATAAAGAGGAGAATGGGGTAGAGGTGGTCAAACTGGAATTTTGACAGGCTTACTTATAGTTTGTTGCTGCTGCAAACTCCATGATGTTGCTTAATATATTTCCATATAATGCCCCAACTCTGCATGTTCAAATCTCTATTAAAAACAACTGGCCATAAGTATTCTTTGACTTCCTTCACAATATAGCAAATCTTCTGTACATTTTATGTCCGATGCACTGCGTTATGTTATTGTAAACACTGCTGAAAAGCATAACAAATTTACTGCATTATTATAATTAAGTTCCCATTGCCCCCAACTCATCATCCAACCCATAAATAGAAATGCCCTGAATTAAAGGTACATGTATTACAATACTCTTAGGTTGAGGTGGAGTAAAAAAGTCACAGATTgattttaaattcaaataagACAAATTGCAGTGTTAACAAACGCCTTTCTATAAGGAAAAGTGAAGAATGAACATTTCTCAAAACACTAAAGAAACCAGATGAACACGTTTAAGATTAAATTAAAGTCCAGAGGGAACTAATTATTTCCTATGCAGTAAAATTTGAGATTTTACAGATGTATTGGTCACTGCAGGGGGGCATTTTCCTGAAACTAAACTTAAGTCTCTTTCTGATGTATTCAATAGGACATCATTTGACGTCCATTCGAATGAAGGCTGATCTCGAAGAGTACCTTGCCAGACTGGTTTCCAGTGAGTTTGACCAGGCTGGCATACTCATGTGTGCTAGAGCCAGTGCTCCACTCGGACAGTACTTGCAGACAAACTCGAACGCCATCGTTTTAGGAATCCCACCGTAATCCACTTGATTTTGCCGCTAAAAGTCCATTCAAGCCGATTCCACGATCCAGTTTCAACCTCGTCTTCTTCAAACTCAAGCCCGGGTGACACGCTAGCGGTCGATTCGATTCCATAGACATCGTCCGTGTGTCCACCTCCTCTTTGGCATCTTAACACGGGACCAGAGCGCGTGAAAACCCACGCACTCTGCGTGAACATTCGGGTCTTGTATCCATAACGCTCGGTGGTCATCCAACATATAAATACACGTGCGAAAACTGGTCTCCTCAAATATAAAAAACGgggtttaaaaaagtatttccccAGATTCTACGTGCCGTTGCGTGCTCCCGCTGCAGTTCTTTGAGGAAATGGGGAGGGTGTGGTCACGCTGAATGGTCGCTGGAGTGAACCAAGTTGTTTAACACAATGATACGACAAGGGGCAGTTCGCGTAGGCCGAAGCACTTGTTATGTTTGGGGCCACGACAGCCCCAAATAAAAGACTTTCAAGGGGTAGATCGGAAGACCACGGTGGCGTATACTGTTGTATTACTGTTAAACTTCCTCGTAGTTCTGTCTGGCATGCGACATCCCCGCTCAATCAAGTAGGAAGTTAACCAAGCGAGCCATCATACATCGGATGTGCTGTTCCAAAATAAAGTTCATATGTCAGATAACCATTTTTTCCCGTTAAATTCGCATgtatagttgtaaaaaaaaataaaaaaaaacatattaacaataataataataataataataataataataataataataataataataataataataataataataataataataataataataataataataataataataataataataataataataataataataataataataacttaccAATTTATTCCGTCAGACCGTTTACAATTGTTTTTGAGATCAGGAAAACGCAAAAATATAAAgatattcatgcattcattatcCGAGCAGGGCACACGGAGACCACACACATACTCATACCAACGGGCaatttggagaaaacccattaaCTTGATAAGGGGAGAACAagagcaaactccacacgggtccACAAGTGACCCAGGACCCTCCAAACATTTTATCCTAGGATTGCTTTCACAAAAAACAAAGGATGTGAGCGTCAATTTTAAGTCCTCcctcttttatttgttatataGAGCAGCGTTCCCCAACCACAGGTCCATGAGCTACCTAATGCCGGTTCGTCcgagtaaaaaatattaacgttttcaatctcGTCTTCCTACTTGATATGAGAAAAGTTGttgtaatataataataaataattgctattttgcTTGGCTGTCATTGTTGTCAGCATCTCTACCAGTGCTGACTAGTGTTCGGCCTTTAATGTGTGAGTAGCCACGTATTTAtttatcatctcatctcatctcactttctgaaccgctttgtcctcattacagtcgtagggcacaaggagacggacaaccatggacACGCACATcaatacctagggacaatttagagtgtccaatcagcctaccatgcatattttatgaattttagaggaaaccggactacccggGGGAAACCCGTGGACCCCcaaggagaacatacaaacttcacacaggtggacgtgatctAGATTTCAACCCCGGACGCCAGAGCTGAGAGACCAATGTGCGAAACACTGGCTTCACCGGGCCGCACGTTTTATTCATTTACAATTCCCAACTGATTGCTTTCCGATTTCACATTGTTTCTGGAGAGCCATCAACAGCGAGTCAGCAGGACACCTTGCCTGTATTCTCCAATGTACTGTGATGCTTCTTCACTTTACGGCTTCAACTTTCATGTCTTCACTATGtcgcatatattttttttggaaaaaaagttcatcaaaaagtgaaaatcctTGCTGAAACTTAAAAAAACGAAGACACCCCCCTGTTTTCTGCTTGCCACGAGGAAAATAACATAtcatataattatatttatatatatatatatatatatatatatatatatctatatatatatatatatatatatatatatatatatatctatatctatatatatatatatatatatatatatatatatatatatatatatatatatatatatatatatatatatatatatatatatatatatatatatatatatatatatatatatatatatatatatatatttatatatatatatatatatctatatctatatatatatatatatatatatatatatatatatatatatatatatatatatatatatatatatatatatatatatatatatatatatatatatatatatatatatatatatatatatatctatatatatctatatatatctatatatatatatatatatatatatatatatatatctatatatatctatctatatatatatatatatatatctatctatctatatatatatatatatatatatatatatatatatatatatatatatatatatatatatatatatatatatatatatatatatatatatatatatatatatatatatatatatatatatatatatatatatatatatatatatatatatatatatatatatatatatatatatatatatatatatatatatatgtatatatatatatatgtatatatatatatatatgtatatgtatatatatatatatatatatatatatatatatatatatatatatatatatatatatatatatatatatatatatatatatatatatgtatatatatgtatgtatatatatgtatatatatatatatatatatatatatatatatatatatatatatatatatatatatatatatatatatatatatatatatatatatatatatatatatatatatatatatatatatatatatatatatatatatatatatatatatatatatatatatatatatatatatatatatatatatatatatatatatatatatatatatatatatatatatataactccAACAtaccttttttctccttttcatgGCCTCTAAGgtggagacaaacaaacaacataGAGTTTTTAAATTACCTGATAAACAatccatttgacatttttaaagtcatcctttattttgaaaatcctcCAAATGATATTTTGGTTTCCGCCTGTGTTTTTTCATGTTGTAATAAGCACGTACTCGACGCCTACAGTATTGTGACCGGATATGGCATTGGCCAATCAGATTGGACCATCTGAAAACATGGCGTTTGACTTTCGGTCGCGGTGTGTAGCTCTTCTCTTTTGTACttgtttgtttcattctttAGCGAGTAACATTAAAGATAAGGCCAAGAAAAAGGACATAAGGGACTACAATGATGCAGATATGGCTCGTCTTCTTGAGCAGTGGGAGGTACTGTAACAtactctcatctcatcttctgaaccactttatcctcattagggtcgcgggggtgctgacaaacaaccattcacgctcacactcatttagggacaatttagactgtgaaatcaggctaccatgcatgtcgtTGAAATTGGAGgaatccggagtacccggagaagacccactcaggcccggggagaacatgcaaactccacacaggtggaccgacctcggtttgaacccaggaccctagagctgtgaggctgacgtgctaaccattcgCCACAAAAGGCTGcccgatttatttatttattttcacatcccaactgattgttttcattttcacactTTCTGAAATGCCGTCAATAGCAAGTCAGCAGGCCGCCTGGCCCATATCCTccaatgtgaggccgacacgctaaccactcacccgccgcCCATTCTAGCATGCTCTTTTTATAATTTAGTCAAGATGTTACTATCACAGCCTTGAGCTTTTTCACATCTATCATCgctcatttaaatattattgcAGAAGTAATAATTGCTTATAGTCCTGTGGCAGTCTGTTCATTTTCTtgtagcgccttcaacgaatcaaatCAATCCTACCCTCAAAATTTTTTATGGCTATTTCGtcgctgtcttttggtcgccggtctttttgttgTCAGGACGGCGACAACGGGCaaccaaaggaccggcgacaaAACAAGGTAAAACAACACGATCTACATACACATCAATAAAAGCCAACAATAGCCATGAGCAGTTTCACTGAGCCGACGTATGAGTGTACAAGAGTTTGTATGTACATGCGCGGTTCCTTTAAGAAGCTACATCCGTCAGGGTCTTAACAAGTTCAtcgaaaatggggtaaaatccacttcctagcagcatttagtgattaaatacaaacactggagcttttcagatatcagtaCTTGGCtgacaattgaaatattatttaggaatatagccatattttactcaccaaaaatcccttttaactgtacacaatatccatcctcctgtCTTCCTTTTATATCGCCATCGCAGCTAATGCTAAAAGTCAaacctgtcatatttctggcaaagtccatcttgaaaatggctttaaatcaacacaacaatttaTTTACTTGTGCAGCTAGCTCTAGATACAGTTTGGTAACTCTGGCTAATCACTACCCAATCATAATTGGTGAAAGCGAttacgtatccctacgcctgcgacaaggaattgtggtgttgccaactcgtaATCCGAttagttaaagcaacagtcttatcaacgcttgtttaatgcagcagagcccgcagaactgattgtgaaggccttgaggcagatttctgaccctggtaacaaataatggctgaaatgtgattggttaaatgcttcaatatgaaaacacacatctggaagcagtgcaaccagggggaactcaatgaaaggaagctatcagacaatttggaattatttttggaagtattgatggaaaaaatataataatatatgattcatatatttaggccagcagagaaggccttgaaggccccgacggcccgccactgttaTATTCATACAATCAGACAATGAATCTTAACATTCTGAACCGAGTCTGAACTACATATCTTGAGTTCAAATTACTTTCCCTATTTACTCATTTAAACTGACCtagtgtataagccgcacccttaaaatttgattaaaattttttaattttacaatttctcacgtctAAGCTTCCCCTGATTGCCAATTTTCACCTCAATGTAACGTACacgcacacgtacacatacacatacacgtatattgAAGTGTGAtaatgcagatataggaaaggcaTAGTTACACATTGTTAGACATAAAGTAgaaagcaaagtatatgggatcattaagaatcattgaatcaaataattaaaacagaaaagcagcaaaaacacaaaatgggcAAGAGCGAACAGAGCTACCGCTGCCGGGTGCCACTTGAGCGCCGctatcttggttgcagtagcaaaaacggatacagactcaagaaaatACGCtgtagagttggataaaactggaaccacacacaggaagtcttccacaagatggggaacctCTGCAGACTTGTTGAAAttagagtcactcttccaagcttatccgcacagtccctcagtattctggagctgaagaatcaacagtagtAGAGAATAacccctcgactccgtttccGGCCCGGTAAGCGCCGACATtccttccatcttatcccataatggaatggttggtctgaagcgtcCCTTCTTCTCCCGACATTTTTGTTCAGCTCCGAATTTCCAgcggcattgaggtgttgctccttctgctgcgtattgttcacAGCTAGTCCCTAGTGTATGACAGTGTAGCATGGccaaatggttccaaaaaagaagtagcagaaagaagccaggctaacagaacaaagaacgttgcaaaaactttaaagtaaaaagtataaagtacaaagtaaagtaaaaaggaatgtattaagaaatattaaaatttaataaaaaaagatagaaaggctgtaaaacacgaaaaacagagttggcagagctactgccaccggctGCCACGTGATggtgccatcttgggaaaatgGTAATGATGGCAGGCTTCattgtaaggcttttaatttttttgggcaGCTCCAgacatttctcatctcatctaattttctgaaccgctttgtgctcattagggtcgctgtagcctagcccagctgactccaggccagaggcgggggacaaactgaatcggtggcttgctgatagcagggcacaaggggacagaCAACCAcgcactctcacacccatacctaggggcaatttagagtgtctaatcagacTACCGTGCATCTTTTTGGAATCTGGGAGTAAACCggtgtacccggaggaaacccatgctggcctgaggagaacatgcaaactccacacagatgaacatgacctggatttgaacccaggatccaaGAGCTGTgtggccgacgcactaaccactcgcccctcTGGGTCGCCTGCAgacatatttgtgtgtgtgggttttttttttttttttttccgtccaaTATGGCTCTTTCAACGTTTTGGGTTGCCGAAGCctgcactacaccatcaggtagcttgtttaaaaaatatataaataaaagattCATAAAATATAGATATTGTATTGTCTTCCTTTAAAATACCTTTTCAGCCGATTTAACggtttttaaattttactgCACTATTGGATGTAGGCCCTCCCACAAAGGGACTGGCagtaaacaaaacatttgacttTTGTATGCATATTCAACATTCCTCCCTATCTATATAGAAAGATGATGACATTGAGGAAGGTGATCTTCCAGAGCACCGGAGAGCTTCTCCTCCCATTGACTTTTCGAAGATTGACCAGTCCAAGCCTGAAGAGCTGCTGAAAATATCTAAGAAGGGGCGCACCTTGATGGTTTTTGCTACAGTGTCAGGAGAACCCACTGAGAAGGAGACTGAGGAGATCACTGGACTGTGGCAGGGCAGTCTGTTCAACGCAAACTATGATATTCAAAGGTATGAAGTAGGTATTTCCCAATCACATATTTTTATACCCAAGTCCGAGTCACCTGCTTTTGTGAAGCAAGCTGCCTATATAGtccattgattttaattttaaaaaaactagccAAATGTGTTAGCCTGATAACTCAGCAGTTATTTACGCCAAAAAAAGTAATGTAGtaataagaaaaacattgtGAATACAGTTATTTCAAGAAGTATTTAAACACCCAGTCATATTGCTATAGTGTTATCCTTCACCACCTTGCGGGTTCAGCatatagcattttttaaatattaagtctaaataaaaatgtcaaaattgagGGGCGAATCTGTCTTCTGCTTGCCACAAAGAAAATGGCGGAAGACGGCAGAGTGACACTCAACTcatcactggaaaaaaatagcacGCAGCAGGCGGTTGCCATCACTTTTATCAAAAAATAGAGCTTACTGAGGGGACAGAACGGCCAGGATCTTCTGTGAGAGTGGATTTTCTCAGAAATGAGAGCCCCGGGCGACCTTACTACGCCCTCACGCTAATTTGAAAATAGAGCTTGTGCAGCTGATTGAACACTTGGGAGCCTCCTGGTCGCTGAGTTTATGGTGGAATTtcccaaaaatgtttcaaagttCAATCTCCTGGCAGGATTACAGCAGACACCGTCGCTTGCCCTTGTCTGAAAATAGAGCGCTTTGATTGTCCTCAAATGGTTGGATGCTGTAAAGGAGCAAAGTGGaggttcattcattcactcattcatcttccacaccGCCCATTCTCGAAatggttgtgggggttgctggagcctaacccagctgtcttctggcgaaaggcagactacaccctagactgatcGCCTGTCAGTCGCAGGGCACACGGAGAAACAAAGAACCATCCGCACTGCCAATCATAATGCCACCAGCGGATATTGACCCCACATTtgcccgcactgaagtcagggGAGTGAACCTCTatttgtcctaaaaaaaaaaaaacagcggtCACAACTCCTGGTGCGCCGAAAACCTATCGCAAAAGCTTTTCCTGAAAAGCTCCCCTACGGTGGCTCCTGAAAATTCCATCAATGATCCAATGCCTCTCGAatctgacaaaaatatttttttgcacattttaattGCGCGaagaggaactattttcccTCTGAGTCCAATATTACAtctagattatatttagatatcgATACATTATTCTTTGCATCTGCCTATAGCTGTAATTTCTAATAAATAAACttttgtacagtggtacctccacaTATGAGTGGCCCGACattcaagaaatttgagatacgtgtaaaattttgacaaatatttatcttgagatacgagacacattttgatatacgagcagacagcggacgcgagaggctgctcatgagATCATCATGGGCTCTGTCTCTACCCGCAAATCCCTCCTGTAATGTATatgcgttgcattttttcagttttttccccgttagtcattgcgaatggcGACAGGATCGCTaatacttacgaacgagttacatTCCGAGctattgttcataagttgaatttgttcgtaagtttaTTCAGTGttacattttgtattataatttatgtctatggggtatataagtatattgaaggtttatataagtgaatttgtatgtttaaggcttggaAAAGTAActagcattggtttgtactggaaaaaaacatttaataaaatggagagaatatttacagtactgtatacatacattagagatggagagagagatttactagaaactggccgaaagaagctatctaatgacgattgcaattttctttttttcatcataaatgatgctaaatggtactgacggtcgaacgattgaAGTTGTATTCCTGTGCAACGCTTTGcgactttcgtttcaaatgaaatggcttacctcttccttgcacctccctcactagaagcctttctcttttcaccaaccatattgaataatggatgcacgagatctttaatgataaaaataaaaaggttttttgcccactggagatacgttcacgcacttccgcactgcaacgaactgggcagaggaaggtcgatgctgggtgagctctcacagcgcaaggcatcggtattagcggcggaaagaagcactactcggaaaaaggcgcacaatacaaaatccaacttacgaacatttttcgacataaacgcaaatCGCAGAACTGTTCGAATGTACCGTTGTTCATAActcgaatgttcgtaagtaggggagcgtctagttaatttctatgggaaacgttagtttgagttacgagaaaatcgacatactagctcagtcccagaacgcattaagctcgtatctcgaggtaccactgtatagtcAACCACTCattgtgcaagttatcttaCGTAAAGTTCAAGTTTgtgtcgtatctcaaggcaaaaatttgctcggaattttcctcgtatatCAAATTTCTCCTATGTTTGGACACATGTCAAGGTACTACTGTTATTGGGAAAATGGTCAGGGCTTTTTGTATTTCTAACGTGAATGCAAAATGCTTCCATACAAACAGCAGCACTTAAAAATTTTGTTACCCCTTTTCAGcccactgtcctcatttgaggacagcctgtaattctttttttttacgtaaTATCAAGGAATTATCCCATTTTATCCAAATGTTATGAACAAAAGTTGCCTCAACTGGCAAAATGATGAATAGAAGTGGAGAGGATATGGAGGGTGTGA
This sequence is a window from Stigmatopora nigra isolate UIUO_SnigA unplaced genomic scaffold, RoL_Snig_1.1 HiC_scaffold_27, whole genome shotgun sequence. Protein-coding genes within it:
- the tlnrd1 gene encoding talin rod domain-containing protein 1 produces the protein MASGGSGKSASEGYTNLLSGSFQQRKHLSSICDACKGKMQLVADLLLLSSETRPVMTSEGVAMADTFDQCRDTVIARTKELSILTHDIQSQLNMGRFTEVGGRLLEMADLVVSLTEWSAHAAYLAAVETTGSHPCLLGLVDRYKVTRCRHEVEQSCSVLRITSLPDLTPQLLLELSQNISTNLKTLTDISSQASERSRDRFGKEQFKLSVKSMSTSGTAFLACVKEVKTQPSELSRNRCILFSTALVQAVNALVGFATEPQFLGRAASISTEGKGVQTAVLGGAMSVVSACVLLTQGLRDVAQHPESSSKMADYRDRLRNSASAVSDGCTLLTQALRARSSPRTLPPVNSHFVT
- the mesd gene encoding LRP chaperone MESD, whose product is MALANQIGPSENMAFDFRSRCVALLFCTCLFHSLASNIKDKAKKKDIRDYNDADMARLLEQWEKDDDIEEGDLPEHRRASPPIDFSKIDQSKPEELLKISKKGRTLMVFATVSGEPTEKETEEITGLWQGSLFNANYDIQRFVVGSDRVIFMLRDGSLAWEVKDFLLTQERCLDVTVEGQVFPGKAAKKDDSMYKANEVNAKKKKSTRKTDSEEVDLKSNKASPSRQDL